The Chamaesiphon minutus PCC 6605 DNA window TGCGGCTGGATATACAGAAGTCAGCCCCCCGATCCTGGTAAATAGCGCGTCGATGACGGCAACCGGGCAACTCCCCAAATTTGCCGAAGACGGCTTCAAATGTGCCGATGATGATTTGTGGTTGATTCCCACCGCCGAAGTACCCGTTACCAATCTCTATCGCGAACAAATTCTCAATAGCGAACAACTCCCGATCCATCACTGCGCCTATACTCCCTGTTTCCGCCGCGAAGCTGGTAGTGCGGGACGCGATACGCGCGGATTGATCCGACTTCACCAGTTTAACAAAATCGAGCTAGTCAAATTCGTTCATCCCGACACCTCCGAGCAGGAACACGAAGCTCTCTTAAACAACGCCGAAGCCATCCTCCAGGCTCTCAAGCTACCCTATCGAGTCCTAGCCCTCTGTACCGGAGATCTCGGTTTTAGCGCGGCAAAATGCTATGACATCGAAGTCTGGTTGCCTTCTGCTGGCAAATATCGCGAAATTTCCAGTTGTTCCAATTTCCTCGACTTCCAAGCCCGTCGTGGCGACATCCGGTTCAAAGAAACAGGCAAAAAAGGTACTCAATTTATCCATACTCTCAATGGCTCCGGTTTAGCCGTAGGTAGGACGATGGCAGCCATTCTCGAAAACTACCAGCAACCCGACGGCTCGATCGCGATCCCCGATGTCTTGCAATCCTATCTCGGCAGATCGGTATTGTAAAAAAATATCAACGTTATCCCACTTCTAAGCAGGTATCTGGAGTGTTATTGAAAAAAGGAGGTAATATAAAGAAAAGATTAAGATTTTGAGAGAAGACATGAATCAAAGTACTACAGTCAGTCCTTCTGTGTTGCGCTTAATCTGGAAATCAGTATTAGAATTTAACTATCAGATACTGCTTTCACTGCCCGATCGAGATTTGTCTGAAGCGATCGCCCAAAAAGTCAAAGAGCGCATCGTACTCGCTCCCGACGAAGCCCAAAGACTCGACGACTACGTAGCCTCTAAACTCTTGCTGATTAGAGATCTCGCGATCGTTAATTAATCCGAATTTGGGATAAGCACATTGCGATTGTATGTCGATGCATCGACATGGAGGTTTCCGCCAGGT harbors:
- the serS gene encoding serine--tRNA ligase; this translates as MLDIRQIRENPELVQTKLDLRGVGAYDIQPILALDGRQRALESTRSQLQARSNEIGKLVGEKMRAKIDPNSPEIQALKEEGNTVKAQLAELEPAERELKAQIHTLILQLPNLPSDTTPIGKSEDDNVELRKWGEEYLPTNPQILPHWEIGEKLGILNFESSAKLAQSRFVTLVGAGAALERALISFMLDRQIAAGYTEVSPPILVNSASMTATGQLPKFAEDGFKCADDDLWLIPTAEVPVTNLYREQILNSEQLPIHHCAYTPCFRREAGSAGRDTRGLIRLHQFNKIELVKFVHPDTSEQEHEALLNNAEAILQALKLPYRVLALCTGDLGFSAAKCYDIEVWLPSAGKYREISSCSNFLDFQARRGDIRFKETGKKGTQFIHTLNGSGLAVGRTMAAILENYQQPDGSIAIPDVLQSYLGRSVL